In the Solibacillus sp. FSL K6-1523 genome, one interval contains:
- a CDS encoding ABC transporter ATP-binding protein, whose protein sequence is MEYIVQTENLSKRFGKELAVSGLDLKIRKGEIYGFLGPNGAGKTTTIRMLLGLMKPTSGKIKIFQKDVTKDRIEILSKIGSLVENPSYYPHLTAYENLEALRKVLGVPKARIDEVLAIVRLTEAANKKVKGFSLGMKQRLGIAASLLHNPELLILDEPTNGLDPSGIIEIRNLIKRLPSEYGMTVVISSHLLSEIDQMATTVGIVSKGKMIFQDSIEAMRMHAQPKVLFKVNKSEQAWRSLVANGIKAECKEGQIVLDECSDEKVAQICQILVQDGFSIYRIEEEKQSLEEIFLQMTAGVQAV, encoded by the coding sequence ATGGAATATATCGTACAAACAGAAAATTTATCAAAACGATTTGGGAAAGAGCTAGCGGTATCGGGGTTAGATTTAAAAATTCGTAAAGGGGAAATATACGGATTTTTAGGCCCAAATGGTGCGGGAAAAACAACGACCATTCGTATGCTTTTAGGATTAATGAAGCCAACATCTGGCAAGATAAAAATTTTCCAAAAGGATGTAACGAAGGATCGAATTGAAATATTATCGAAAATTGGTTCGTTAGTTGAAAATCCATCCTATTATCCGCATTTAACGGCATACGAAAATTTAGAAGCGTTACGGAAAGTTTTAGGTGTGCCAAAAGCGCGCATTGATGAAGTATTAGCCATTGTACGTTTAACAGAGGCAGCGAACAAAAAAGTGAAAGGATTTTCGCTTGGTATGAAGCAGCGTTTAGGTATTGCTGCCTCTCTATTACACAATCCAGAATTATTAATTTTAGATGAACCAACAAATGGGCTTGATCCATCTGGCATTATTGAAATCCGAAATTTAATTAAGCGACTACCTTCTGAATATGGGATGACGGTTGTGATTTCGAGTCATTTATTGTCTGAAATTGATCAAATGGCGACGACGGTTGGGATTGTGTCGAAAGGGAAAATGATTTTCCAAGATTCAATTGAAGCAATGCGAATGCATGCACAACCAAAAGTACTGTTCAAGGTGAATAAAAGTGAGCAAGCATGGCGTTCGTTAGTGGCGAATGGTATTAAAGCAGAATGCAAAGAGGGACAAATTGTACTCGATGAATGCTCCGATGAAAAAGTAGCACAAATTTGCCAAATTCTTGTGCAAGACGGCTTCTCGATTTATCGCATAGAGGAAGAAAAACAATCATTGGAAGAAATTT
- a CDS encoding HAMP domain-containing sensor histidine kinase, which produces MKFFRSLLAKYMLIIVLAMSIVQIAYLIIGIFVLGIANKENLNVRYGEEIIHENKIEEKWHAEANEIKNVDPEAISRHFKSWEQQYPEATMIWVSEQGALLTKVNVHEQLPAQWTPAYTTKFIKARYGGDPFTVIAFLGEDEANGFIVLEIPKSLFSPPLMTVYNHYGSILFFGVIAIILFFISVSFLFFRSIRKRLLKLQDAMEIRDVDGLPIEIPVKKKDEIGQLEHSFNRMVFELRESENREQQEEQLRRELIANLSHDLRTPLTKVRAQTYTISKEELSAEGKNAVKALETSIVNIDGLMENLMSYTLLMASKYNFEPKEINVIRFAREHMTTWYPVFEKEGFEIDVALHSFEDNNWQVDPLWLGRIFDNFFQNVLRHASSGQYIGIKTESTAHYDAFIISDCGKGMNNESDAKGAGIGLSIVDIMVKGMELDWDITSSESGTIIKIIRRKKLSE; this is translated from the coding sequence ATGAAATTTTTCCGTTCATTATTAGCGAAATATATGCTGATTATTGTATTAGCGATGTCCATTGTTCAAATAGCGTATTTAATTATTGGTATTTTTGTATTAGGGATAGCTAATAAAGAAAACTTAAATGTAAGATACGGTGAAGAAATCATCCATGAAAATAAAATTGAAGAAAAATGGCATGCAGAAGCGAATGAAATAAAAAACGTTGATCCTGAAGCAATCTCCCGGCATTTTAAGAGCTGGGAACAGCAATATCCTGAAGCAACTATGATTTGGGTAAGTGAGCAGGGGGCATTACTAACAAAAGTAAATGTGCACGAGCAACTTCCTGCTCAGTGGACACCTGCCTATACGACTAAGTTTATTAAAGCACGATATGGAGGAGACCCTTTTACCGTTATTGCGTTTCTTGGAGAAGATGAAGCGAATGGCTTTATTGTTTTAGAAATACCAAAATCGCTGTTTTCTCCACCACTAATGACTGTATACAATCATTATGGGTCTATTTTATTTTTCGGGGTTATTGCGATTATTTTATTTTTTATTAGTGTATCCTTTTTATTTTTTAGAAGCATACGAAAGCGTTTATTAAAGCTACAAGATGCGATGGAAATCCGTGATGTAGATGGATTACCAATCGAGATACCTGTGAAAAAGAAGGATGAAATTGGGCAACTGGAACATAGCTTTAATCGCATGGTGTTCGAGCTAAGGGAAAGTGAAAATCGTGAGCAACAAGAAGAACAATTGCGGCGGGAATTAATCGCGAATTTATCTCATGATTTACGAACGCCATTGACGAAAGTACGGGCACAAACGTATACGATTAGTAAAGAGGAGTTATCAGCTGAAGGAAAAAACGCAGTGAAAGCTTTGGAAACGTCGATTGTTAATATTGATGGATTAATGGAAAATTTAATGTCGTATACATTACTCATGGCAAGTAAATATAATTTTGAACCAAAAGAAATCAATGTCATTCGTTTTGCACGGGAGCATATGACGACGTGGTATCCTGTCTTTGAAAAGGAAGGCTTTGAAATAGATGTAGCGCTCCATTCATTTGAGGACAATAACTGGCAAGTAGATCCCCTTTGGTTAGGTCGTATATTTGATAATTTCTTTCAAAATGTATTACGGCATGCGAGCAGTGGACAATATATTGGGATTAAAACAGAATCAACAGCGCACTATGATGCATTTATCATTTCCGATTGTGGTAAAGGAATGAACAACGAATCCGATGCAAAAGGTGCAGGAATTGGATTGTCCATTGTGGATATTATGGTGAAGGGGATGGAGCTTGATTGGGACATCACCTCAAGTGAATCTGGCACCATCATTAAAATTATACGACGTAAGAAGCTGTCCGAATGA
- a CDS encoding response regulator transcription factor, translating to MFRILYIEDEKEIGGWVTKELTERGFAVTWLESGEGVEHYIGSADVVILDVMLPGLDGFSIGKRIKRENNELPILMLSARTAVEDKIEGLNFADDYLTKPFHPDELVARVEVLLRRYQKNDDVLDLQHLKIHTKEMRIMDNLTNEEIQLTNKQFYLFQYFIRHLNQILTKEQLYEGVWEEAYIEGDKTLMVHIRYLREKIEVNPAKPLIIETIRGIGYRVKL from the coding sequence TTGTTTCGTATTTTGTACATTGAAGATGAAAAAGAAATTGGGGGATGGGTGACGAAAGAGTTAACAGAAAGAGGATTTGCTGTTACATGGCTAGAGTCTGGTGAAGGTGTTGAGCATTACATTGGATCTGCCGATGTGGTCATTTTGGATGTGATGCTGCCTGGACTAGATGGCTTTTCAATCGGAAAAAGAATAAAGAGGGAAAATAATGAATTGCCTATTTTAATGCTTTCCGCCCGCACAGCGGTGGAGGATAAAATTGAGGGGTTAAATTTTGCGGATGATTATTTAACAAAACCATTCCACCCAGATGAATTAGTAGCGCGGGTTGAAGTATTACTTAGAAGATATCAAAAGAATGATGATGTATTAGACTTGCAGCACTTAAAAATACATACAAAAGAGATGCGAATTATGGACAATTTGACGAATGAAGAAATTCAATTAACGAACAAACAGTTTTATTTATTTCAATATTTTATTCGCCACTTAAATCAAATTCTTACAAAAGAACAGCTTTATGAAGGGGTTTGGGAAGAGGCTTACATAGAAGGGGATAAAACATTAATGGTTCATATCCGATATTTAAGAGAGAAAATTGAAGTAAATCCAGCGAAGCCACTCATTATCGAAACGATTCGTGGCATCGGATATCGGGTGAAACTATGA